A single window of Ictalurus furcatus strain D&B chromosome 3, Billie_1.0, whole genome shotgun sequence DNA harbors:
- the cxxc4 gene encoding CXXC-type zinc finger protein 4: MSNINSALCIESGANADVSLLQKDALQEAGLNQLLDYNAEIERYRSFANFYKTNGAFPQSAKIARITTPIFPSARIGVSPWNCDNAVLWGRKSAPIHPHRTRSDSSQRPGKPETLQMANGNFLSTLSPEHCRPLAGDCVNKLKCGSAAEEIMNPAFSALPALGGISLPPGVIVMTALHSPAAASAVTDSAFQIANLADCQQHNNNHSNHISSPASGGNAAKKKRKRCGVCAPCRRLINCGVCSSCRNRKTGHQICKFRKCEELKKKPGSSLERTPVSSGEAFRWFF; this comes from the coding sequence ATGTCGAACATAAACAGTGCGCTCTGCATCGAGAGCGGCGCTAACGCAGACGTGTCTCTGTTACAAAAGGACGCCCTTCAGGAAGCCGGATTAAACCAGCTGTTGGATTACAATGCAGAGATCGAACGTTACCGCTCTTTCGCAAACTTTTACAAAACCAACGGTGCATTTCCACAAAGCGCCAAGATCGCTCGCATCACCACGCCCATCTTTCCCAGCGCGCGGATCGGTGTTTCGCCGTGGAACTGTGACAACGCCGTGCTCTGGGGACGCAAATCGGCGCCGATCCACCCGCACAGAACCAGGAGCGATTCGTCTCAGCGGCCTGGGAAACCCGAGACCCTGCAGATGGCGAACGGTAACTTCCTGTCCACGTTATCGCCGGAGCACTGCAGGCCGTTAGCGGGGGACTGTGTCAACAAGCTGAAGTGCGGCAGCGCTGCTGAAGAGATCATGAACCCGGCATTCTCTGCCCTCCCGGCTCTCGGGGGCATCTCTTTACCCCCCGGGGTCATCGTCATGACAGCGCTGCACTCTCCCGCCGCTGCGTCCGCTGTCACGGACAGCGCGTTTCAGATCGCCAACCTGGCAGACTGCCAGCAGCACAATAATAATCACAGTAATCACATTTCCTCTCCCGCATCCGGAGGAAACGCCGCCAAGAAAAAGAGGAAGCGCTGCGGCGTGTGCGCCCCCTGCAGGCGGCTCATTAACTGCGGCGTCTGCAGCAGCTGCCGAAACCGCAAGACCGGACACCAGATCTGCAAATTCCGCAAATGCGAGGAGCTGAAGAAGAAACCAGGCTCGTCACTCGAG